One Vicinamibacterales bacterium DNA window includes the following coding sequences:
- a CDS encoding PQQ-binding-like beta-propeller repeat protein produces MRRYSSAAAAALVLAAATTLAGQGPREWRDYAGGPDSSKFVAARQITKENVGRLEVAWSYPGGVSDFNPLVVRGVIYGRAAGDKFVALDAATGKQLWLSEPVPGFNVRGINYWENKDGSDRRLIYSAANFLQELDAMTGEPIRTFGSNGRVDLRAGLDRDPEKVNQQSRTPGRVFENLIIMGSATNQEYDSAPGDIRAFDVRTGALVWTFHTVPRPGEVGYDTWPPEAWKTIGGANNWGEQTIDEKRGIVYVPTASPKFNFYGGNRKGANLFSDCILALDARTGKRRWHFQTVHHDIWDLDNNAAPQLTTIRRNGRSIDVVAVASKTGYLYVFDRVNGTPIWPIEERPVPQRTDVPGEALWPTQPIPTSPPPFSRQRFTADDVNPYILTPEERERFRQRILAARNDGPFTPIGFDEVLHMPGNHGGSNWGSTAAHPSDGTVYVIGFNVPALIRLLRPGEVRMGPGGAREVVQEGRYVTQGFGLYPAIVNPPYTTLTSYDLNKGTIRWQIGLGDDLRLVSQGITGTGTAATIKGGLIPTATGLVFATAGDRKVHVYDSATGKQLAELPLGGATSGSPSMYELNGRQYLLVAATPSSTTGGPAGIVAYALPQRQGSSQRK; encoded by the coding sequence ATGCGCAGATACAGCAGCGCGGCCGCGGCCGCACTCGTCCTCGCCGCCGCGACCACGCTCGCCGGCCAGGGACCGCGGGAGTGGCGGGACTACGCCGGCGGGCCGGACAGCTCGAAGTTCGTCGCCGCCAGGCAGATCACGAAGGAGAACGTCGGCCGTCTCGAGGTCGCCTGGAGCTATCCGGGCGGCGTGAGCGACTTCAATCCGCTCGTGGTCCGCGGCGTCATCTACGGCCGCGCCGCCGGCGACAAGTTCGTCGCGCTCGACGCCGCCACCGGCAAACAGTTATGGCTCTCGGAGCCGGTGCCCGGCTTCAACGTCCGCGGCATCAACTACTGGGAGAACAAGGACGGCTCGGACCGCCGCCTGATCTACAGCGCCGCCAATTTCCTGCAGGAGCTCGACGCGATGACCGGCGAGCCGATCCGGACGTTCGGCAGCAACGGCCGCGTGGACCTGCGCGCCGGACTCGATCGCGATCCGGAGAAGGTCAACCAGCAGTCGCGCACGCCCGGCCGGGTGTTCGAGAACCTGATCATCATGGGCTCGGCGACCAACCAGGAGTACGACTCGGCGCCGGGAGACATCCGCGCCTTCGACGTCCGCACCGGCGCGCTGGTGTGGACCTTTCACACCGTGCCGCGGCCGGGCGAGGTCGGCTACGACACCTGGCCGCCGGAGGCCTGGAAGACCATCGGGGGGGCGAACAACTGGGGAGAGCAGACGATCGACGAGAAGCGCGGCATCGTTTACGTGCCGACCGCGAGCCCGAAGTTCAATTTCTACGGCGGCAACCGCAAGGGAGCGAACCTGTTCAGCGACTGCATCCTGGCGCTGGACGCGCGCACGGGGAAGCGGCGGTGGCACTTCCAGACCGTGCACCACGACATCTGGGATCTGGACAACAACGCCGCGCCGCAGCTGACGACCATCCGCCGCAACGGCCGATCAATCGACGTCGTCGCGGTGGCCAGCAAGACCGGATACCTCTACGTGTTCGATCGCGTCAACGGCACACCGATCTGGCCGATCGAAGAGCGTCCCGTGCCGCAGCGCACCGACGTGCCGGGTGAAGCGCTGTGGCCGACGCAGCCGATCCCGACGAGCCCGCCGCCGTTCTCGCGCCAGCGATTCACCGCCGACGACGTCAACCCGTACATCCTGACGCCCGAGGAGCGCGAGCGCTTCCGGCAGCGCATCCTGGCGGCGAGAAACGACGGCCCGTTCACGCCGATCGGCTTCGACGAAGTGCTGCACATGCCGGGCAATCACGGCGGGTCGAACTGGGGCAGCACCGCGGCGCACCCGTCCGACGGCACGGTGTACGTGATCGGCTTCAACGTGCCCGCGCTCATCCGCCTGCTTCGTCCCGGCGAAGTCCGCATGGGTCCGGGCGGCGCCAGGGAAGTGGTTCAGGAGGGGCGCTACGTCACTCAGGGCTTCGGGCTGTATCCCGCGATCGTGAATCCGCCCTACACGACGCTGACGTCCTACGACTTGAACAAGGGGACGATCCGCTGGCAGATCGGGCTCGGCGACGATCTCCGCCTCGTCTCGCAGGGGATCACCGGCACCGGCACGGCGGCGACGATCAAAGGGGGACTGATTCCGACCGCGACCGGCCTGGTGTTCGCCACCGCGGGAGACCGCAAGGTCCACGTGTACGACAGCGCGACCGGCAAGCAGCTCGCGGAACTGCCGCTCGGCGGCGCGACCAGCGGATCGCCGTCGATGTACGAACTGAACGGGCGCCAGTATCTGCTCGTCGCCGCGACGCCGTCCTCGACGACCGGCGGACCGGCCGGCATCGTCGCCTACGCGCTGCCGCAGCGACAGGGGTCGAGCCAGCGGAAGTAG
- a CDS encoding BlaI/MecI/CopY family transcriptional regulator — MSAKRAPALLTKRERQIVDALYRLGRGTAAEIMAAVPGAPTYSTIRTQLRVLEAKGHVRHEEHGLRYVYMPTVPRSAARRSALKHLVETFFDGSSAKAVAALLGGEASRMSDDDLDRIAALLKNARGESR; from the coding sequence ATGTCTGCGAAACGCGCGCCGGCGCTCCTCACCAAGCGGGAACGGCAGATCGTGGACGCCCTCTACCGCCTCGGCCGCGGCACCGCCGCCGAGATCATGGCCGCCGTCCCCGGCGCGCCGACCTACTCCACCATCCGCACCCAGCTCCGCGTGCTCGAGGCCAAGGGGCACGTCCGCCACGAAGAGCACGGGCTGCGCTACGTCTACATGCCGACCGTGCCGCGCAGCGCCGCCCGCAGGTCGGCGCTCAAGCACCTGGTCGAGACGTTCTTTGACGGCTCCAGCGCCAAGGCGGTCGCCGCGCTGCTCGGCGGCGAGGCGTCGCGGATGTCCGACGACGACCTCGATCGCATCGCCGCGCTGCTGAAGAACGCACGCGGAGAGAGCCGATGA
- a CDS encoding amidohydrolase family protein, giving the protein MARPTCDLLLTNALVVTMDAGFTVHRGGAVAVRGDSIAAVGADAAAFQAAETIDCRGRVVMPGLVNAHTHVPMTLLRGLADDLRLDVWLMGYVMPVERAFVNPDFVRLGTRLGCAEMIRSGVTCFADMYYFEDAIAEATAAAGLRALCAQTVLRFPTPDATSFEESLALARDFIGRWRGHPLIVPAPAPHAPYTCTPDILRACAELAVEFDVPLHIHLSETALEVDESRRVNGMPVVPWVKKHGLFDAKVLAAHCVHVDDGEMRALKNANAGVAHNPSSNLKLAAGVAPVARMLELGVDVGIGTDGPASNNDLDMFEELRLAALLAKGTTGDPTAIPARTALAMATRLGARALHMGDLIGSLEPGKRADLVVLELDRLHNVPAFGHGAGGVYGQIVYASKSTDVVDVMCNGRWLMRDRRLLTLDERELRAAAQDAASRVDAFLTSREVSVLQKLVAVGGAVEQESFEVQVKARVPAEDQVLAVLGSDRVTVIKSSHYHQYDTYWSFDDPDQGWLRYREDEFLDAHGAVTGARARLTLTGRTREDHFGAVLLSRSRYYAPATHSARFYREYFRPAAERVVEKDRRRWLVAFRGVEFYVHLDRLLVPAQDGFFVEVKSRTWSRRDARDKAAVITDLLALFATRPDDTISDGYADLAGS; this is encoded by the coding sequence GTGGCCAGGCCGACGTGCGATCTCCTCCTCACCAATGCCCTCGTTGTCACCATGGATGCCGGCTTCACCGTCCATCGCGGCGGCGCCGTCGCCGTGCGCGGGGACTCGATTGCGGCGGTCGGCGCCGATGCGGCGGCCTTCCAGGCCGCCGAAACGATCGACTGCCGCGGCCGCGTCGTCATGCCCGGCCTGGTGAACGCGCACACCCACGTGCCGATGACGCTGCTGCGCGGCCTCGCCGACGACTTGCGCCTCGACGTCTGGCTGATGGGTTACGTGATGCCGGTCGAGCGCGCGTTCGTCAACCCCGACTTCGTGCGCCTGGGCACCAGGCTCGGCTGCGCGGAGATGATTCGATCGGGCGTCACCTGCTTCGCGGACATGTACTACTTCGAAGACGCGATCGCCGAGGCGACGGCGGCGGCGGGGTTGCGGGCGCTCTGCGCCCAGACGGTGCTGCGCTTCCCCACCCCTGACGCCACCAGCTTCGAGGAATCGCTCGCGCTCGCCCGGGACTTCATCGGCCGGTGGCGCGGCCATCCGCTGATCGTCCCGGCGCCGGCGCCGCACGCCCCGTACACGTGCACCCCCGACATCCTGCGCGCCTGCGCCGAGCTTGCCGTGGAGTTCGACGTGCCGCTGCACATTCACCTCTCGGAGACGGCGCTCGAAGTCGACGAGTCGCGCCGCGTCAATGGCATGCCGGTCGTGCCGTGGGTGAAGAAGCACGGGCTGTTCGACGCCAAGGTCCTCGCCGCGCACTGCGTCCACGTGGACGACGGCGAGATGCGGGCGCTGAAGAACGCGAACGCCGGCGTCGCGCACAACCCGTCGAGCAATCTGAAGCTCGCCGCGGGAGTCGCCCCGGTGGCGCGGATGCTGGAGCTGGGGGTCGACGTCGGGATCGGCACGGACGGGCCGGCTTCCAACAACGACCTCGACATGTTCGAGGAGCTGCGGCTGGCCGCGCTGCTGGCGAAAGGCACCACCGGGGATCCGACGGCGATCCCGGCGCGGACGGCGCTGGCGATGGCGACGCGGCTCGGCGCCCGGGCGCTGCACATGGGCGATCTGATCGGATCGCTCGAACCGGGCAAGCGCGCCGATCTGGTCGTCCTCGAGCTCGATCGCCTCCACAACGTGCCCGCCTTCGGGCACGGCGCCGGCGGCGTCTACGGCCAGATCGTCTATGCCTCGAAGTCCACCGACGTCGTCGACGTGATGTGCAACGGCCGGTGGCTGATGCGCGATCGCCGGCTGCTCACGCTCGACGAGCGCGAGCTGCGTGCGGCGGCGCAGGACGCGGCGTCGCGCGTCGACGCGTTCCTCACCAGCCGCGAGGTCAGCGTGCTGCAGAAGCTCGTCGCGGTCGGCGGCGCCGTCGAACAGGAGAGCTTCGAGGTGCAGGTCAAGGCGCGCGTGCCGGCGGAAGACCAGGTGCTCGCGGTGCTGGGCAGCGATCGCGTCACCGTCATCAAATCGAGCCACTACCATCAGTACGATACCTACTGGTCGTTCGACGATCCCGACCAGGGATGGCTGCGCTATCGCGAGGACGAGTTCCTCGACGCCCACGGTGCCGTGACCGGCGCCCGCGCCCGTCTCACCCTGACGGGCCGGACGCGCGAGGATCACTTCGGCGCGGTCCTGCTGTCCCGCTCGCGCTACTACGCCCCGGCGACGCACTCGGCGCGGTTCTATCGCGAGTACTTCCGTCCGGCCGCCGAGCGTGTGGTCGAGAAGGATCGGCGCCGCTGGCTGGTGGCCTTTCGCGGCGTGGAGTTCTACGTCCACCTCGATCGCCTGCTGGTGCCGGCGCAGGACGGCTTCTTCGTGGAAGTGAAGTCGCGGACGTGGTCCCGCCGCGACGCGCGCGACAAGGCGGCGGTCATCACCGACCTGCTGGCGCTGTTCGCGACGAGGCCGGACGACACGATCAGCGACGGGTACGCGGACCTGGCGGGCAGCTAG
- a CDS encoding M56 family metallopeptidase, translating to MTPWLDVALRTTAMLAAGVLFDVLFRSRAAALRHFVLAAAIAAAVAVAPLSFVVPALNVPIEPRWERSPALIATPSPVRDDRPASGTAAAPAPGDSAPPRDPSSVLAVVWLVGFGVALASLLAAVVRLRAIVRAGRVSGNPEWHAMTRAIAASYGIRREIRLIETGASDLLATSGVLRPSVLLPSHAREWPRERMHAVLCHELAHIRRHDWIVQMAAETLRTVLWFNPLIWITCTRLRRASEQACDDAVLGRGVAARDYAGHLLALARRCRRTGTRWVSAMPMAHPSTLERRIVAMLNPRLDRQALSRRAAVLAAALLLAAALPVAALRGQQAPPSFFSGAIYDTTGAVMPGVALTLEDASQKWTAQTGADGRFQIAAIPPGKYVLSASIPGFRALRQEFELTSPRDWDRAITLPVGTLQETISVRSTRITAPASARPQGPAPVRVGGNIRVPRKLVDVRPVYPDSMRAAGREGVVTLDAIIGEDGSVTSVRVVGGDVHPDLAVAAADAVRQWRFSPTLLNGRPIEVVMAVKVSFSLD from the coding sequence ATGACCCCCTGGCTCGACGTCGCGCTCCGCACCACCGCGATGCTGGCCGCCGGCGTGCTGTTCGACGTCCTCTTCCGCTCGCGCGCCGCGGCGCTGCGGCACTTCGTCCTGGCGGCCGCGATCGCCGCCGCCGTCGCGGTCGCGCCGCTCTCGTTCGTGGTGCCGGCGCTGAACGTCCCGATCGAGCCCCGCTGGGAGCGCAGCCCCGCGCTGATCGCGACGCCGTCGCCGGTCCGCGACGATCGCCCCGCGTCCGGCACGGCCGCGGCGCCGGCGCCGGGCGACAGCGCGCCGCCGCGCGATCCGTCCTCGGTGCTGGCGGTCGTCTGGCTCGTGGGATTCGGTGTCGCGCTGGCGTCGCTGCTGGCCGCGGTCGTCCGGCTTCGTGCGATCGTCCGCGCCGGACGGGTGAGCGGCAATCCCGAGTGGCACGCCATGACGCGCGCGATCGCGGCCAGCTACGGCATCCGACGCGAGATCCGTCTGATCGAGACCGGCGCGTCCGATCTGCTCGCCACGTCCGGCGTGCTGCGCCCGTCCGTGCTGCTGCCGTCCCACGCCCGCGAATGGCCCCGCGAGCGCATGCACGCGGTGCTGTGCCACGAGCTCGCCCACATCCGCCGGCACGACTGGATCGTGCAGATGGCGGCGGAAACGCTGCGCACGGTGCTCTGGTTCAACCCGCTGATCTGGATCACCTGCACGCGCCTGCGCCGCGCCAGCGAGCAGGCGTGCGACGACGCGGTGCTGGGGCGCGGTGTGGCGGCGCGCGACTACGCCGGCCACCTGCTCGCGCTGGCGCGGCGCTGCCGCCGAACCGGAACCCGCTGGGTCTCGGCGATGCCGATGGCTCACCCGTCCACGCTCGAAAGGAGAATCGTCGCCATGCTGAATCCGCGACTCGATCGTCAGGCTCTTTCGCGGCGCGCCGCCGTGCTCGCCGCCGCCCTGCTCCTCGCCGCGGCGCTGCCGGTCGCGGCCCTCCGCGGCCAGCAGGCGCCGCCGTCGTTCTTCTCGGGCGCGATCTACGATACGACCGGCGCCGTGATGCCGGGCGTCGCCCTCACGCTGGAAGATGCGTCGCAGAAATGGACGGCGCAGACCGGCGCGGACGGCCGTTTCCAGATCGCCGCCATCCCTCCCGGCAAATATGTGTTGTCCGCCTCGATTCCCGGCTTCCGTGCCCTGCGGCAGGAATTCGAGCTGACCAGCCCGCGCGACTGGGACCGCGCGATCACACTGCCGGTCGGCACGTTGCAGGAGACCATTTCGGTGCGCAGCACCCGGATTACCGCGCCGGCGTCGGCGCGGCCGCAGGGACCGGCGCCGGTGCGCGTCGGCGGCAACATCCGCGTGCCCAGGAAGCTCGTCGACGTGCGTCCCGTGTATCCCGACTCGATGCGCGCCGCCGGCCGTGAAGGGGTCGTGACGCTCGACGCGATCATCGGCGAGGACGGCTCGGTCACCTCGGTGCGCGTGGTGGGCGGCGACGTCCACCCCGATCTCGCGGTCGCGGCGGCCGACGCCGTGCGGCAATGGCGCTTCAGCCCGACGCTGCTGAACGGCAGGCCGATTGAGGTCGTGATGGCGGTGAAGGTGTCCTTCAGCCTCGATTAA